The segment CTGAGCATCGGGCGGGAACGGTTCTTCGGCGAGGGAGTCGATCCGTGCGGCGATCTGCCGCTGGACCTTCCTGGGCAGGGCGGCCAGCACCTTGAGGGCCTGGCGGTCGATTTCGATGCGATACGTCATGGCGGGTTACAGGCCCAGTTCCTTCTTTGCCTTCTCCCAGGACACGGTATCGTTGCGTTTGAGGGCTTTCTTGGCCAGGTCCAGGTCCATGCGGTCCTCCAGGGCCTCCAGCAGTTCGGCGTCCTCATAAGGGACGACGGCGAACAGCGGCTTGCCGCTGCGGGTGACCGTAATGCGTTCGCCCCCGTAGCTGACGCGGTTTCCCAGATCG is part of the Anaerobaca lacustris genome and harbors:
- a CDS encoding type II toxin-antitoxin system Phd/YefM family antitoxin, giving the protein MTKIAASDFRQQLADLGNRVSYGGERITVTRSGKPLFAVVPYEDAELLEALEDRMDLDLAKKALKRNDTVSWEKAKKELGL